The nucleotide window TGTGCGCTTCTGCACTTGCGCTCACGCTTGTGCATGTGCACCGCCGCGCCGCGACAACCTACGCGCGCGTCAGGAAGTACATGTCGATTCTGTTCGACAAAACGTTCAGCAGGAAGAGCGCcagcgaaaaggaggaaatgtAAATGCCGGCGAAGGACAAATTGCTGAGGTAGTAGTAGGCGGAGTGCGCGATGTAAATGTAGAAGAGCgagtggatgggagaaaTGACATCGAGGAGGTACCTGTACCTGTGCAGGTGGAGCAGGAGCTCGTAGAATTTGTTGTTGCCCAGGTAGAGCCTCTTGAGGAAGCTATACTGGTTGAGGAGGCTGACGTAGAAGTCGGTTTTCTGGTCGTCCTTGAGCGCCCTGATGATTTCGTCTCGGTTGAAGAACTGCTCGTCCGTCCACTTCTTGAGGAAGGCCCAGTTGTTCTGGCACACGAGGCGCGTGTAGATGAGGAGCAGCTGCGCGAGCACCACGCCCCCGAGGATTTTGCCTgcggtggtgaagcggtggtgaagcggtgaagcggcgggaAGGCGGTACGGGCGCATCGAACAGCGCTAACTacgctaacgccgctaaccgcGCTAACTacgctaacgccgctaaccgcGCTAACTAggctaacgccgctaataACGCTAACTACGATAGCCGCGGAGACCTACTTCTGCGCGAGCCGAGCAAGTGGAAGCTGCCCCAGTTGGCCTGCACGAGGAAGTAGGGGTAGACGGacaggaaggaaaaaaaaagcacgtGCACCAAGTTGTTCAGCAGGGACAGCTTGCGAGAAAAAAAGCTGTAGGAATTCAAAACGAAGAACAACCGcaacacaaaaaatttgtaaaagaaaaaagctaAGGTAGACAGCGTGTGCATCTTCACAAGTCGGTCCGTCTTCACATTGCGGAACTCTCCAATGAAagcatatttctttttaaaaaggctaTAAATTAAATCGCTCTTAAAATAGAGGAGCGTAAACAGGATGAATAGAACGTTCACCGCATTGTAATTAACCAGTTTTGGTAGGGAGCTCGATTTGCTCAGGAAGGGTAGGCTCAGATAGCAATGGTGTAGAGAGCTGATGATGTGGCTACTCCCAAGGTAGTCGTAGCAAACGTTATAGCCTCGTTTTAACTTATGAAAGACTACCCCTGAGTCCCCCTTCAACTTATTATACACATGTACGTAGTAACTTCTGGCAAAGTCAAATTTGGTCTTCACCAGATCCCTCGTCCTCTTCCTTAAGCTTTCCAAATCCTCTTTGTCAATCCGCAAGGAGTACCTGTTCAGCACGTTCTTCAGCCTCTTCAGCTTCCTCAGCTTTTCTCCTATCGTCTCGTTGTAGttgaaatcttttttttttaaaatttcattttttacattcttATCTATGTTGTGGAAGTTTATGTTCGTGTAGGTTAgttttcctctccttcctcttccccttctcctcccctcAGTGAGGATATGCTTTGGGTGCGCCCTCGGAATCATCTCTCCGCTCCCGCCCCTCACGTCGGGCGTCCTCAGGCTGCAGGCCACTGCGAGAAGGGCGGCCCTGAGGAGCAACGTGACTGCTTTCATCGTTTCCTAGGGGGTGGCAAAGGGGTTAGCGGAGGGGAGTTAGTTGGCGGCGTGGTTTGCGGAGGAGTTAGTTGGCGGCGTGGTTTGCGGAGGAGCTAGTTGGCGGCGCGGTTTGCGGAGCAGTGACTACCCCCTGGGCCTACCTCTCCTCCGGGCAAGTCTCATCATAACAAGGCACTAAAGCTGGGCTGCGAAAACCTGCGGAGGAGGCTACAGTCGCCTTCTCACCGattggaaaaggaaaaaaaaattttaaaccaCTTTCGGGAAGCCACACACTTCTGCCTTTGCCCACATTTCATGGTTAGCCGCTTTAGCGCAGCGCCTTCCCccaaagggagaagaaaaaaatacgtcGCAGAGGACACGTACGTCACAGAGGGTGTA belongs to Plasmodium vivax chromosome 6, whole genome shotgun sequence and includes:
- a CDS encoding hypothetical protein, conserved (encoded by transcript PVX_001930A; Apicoplast targeted protein. Curated by Stuart Ralph, Walter and Eliza Hall Institute of Medical Research, Australia.) — translated: MKAVTLLLRAALLAVACSLRTPDVRGGSGEMIPRAHPKHILTEGRRRGRGRRGKLTYTNINFHNIDKNVKNEILKKKDFNYNETIGEKLRKLKRLKNVLNRYSLRIDKEDLESLRKRTRDLVKTKFDFARSYYVHVYNKLKGDSGVVFHKLKRGYNVCYDYLGSSHIISSLHHCYLSLPFLSKSSSLPKLVNYNAVNVLFILFTLLYFKSDLIYSLFKKKYAFIGEFRNVKTDRLVKMHTLSTLAFFFYKFFVLRLFFVLNSYSFFSRKLSLLNNLVHVLFFSFLSVYPYFLVQANWGSFHLLGSRRSKILGGVVLAQLLLIYTRLVCQNNWAFLKKWTDEQFFNRDEIIRALKDDQKTDFYVSLLNQYSFLKRLYLGNNKFYELLLHLHRYRYLLDVISPIHSLFYIYIAHSAYYYLSNLSFAGIYISSFSLALFLLNVLSNRIDMYFLTRA